The following coding sequences lie in one Vitis vinifera cultivar Pinot Noir 40024 chromosome 19, ASM3070453v1 genomic window:
- the LOC104878688 gene encoding uncharacterized protein LOC104878688 yields MDNKSICEASSSSLRLRNDNSANSPKNSNMDIAEHDEEFTVMASSSLPLSVSDASPNNIHFINMAQDTDEYAPVSSTSSLKRTTTIDTAHLTNEYVSVVSSSSLRRTSSSEFYYLELYKAVLNGDWESASKLLKDDPRSFSAPIGTDDSRMLHIAVELGEARMGFVEKLVKFMPSEALALQDSDGATALFNAARAGNIKAVKLLVNKNPSLPNICQRDNFAPLHSAIRYGHKELTLYLLSVTRDDKHPYPFSNLPGIELLRRALMVGFHDVALYLVKRYPDLATCHFDSARHDANDSDE; encoded by the exons ATGGATAACAAATCCATCTGCgag gcttcttcttcttcactacgTCTTAGAAATGACAACAGCGCAAACAGTCCTAAAAACAGTAACATGGACATTGCTGAGCATGATGAGGAGTTCACTGTAATGGCTTCCTCTTCATTACCACTCTCGGTAAGCGATGCCAGCCCAAACAATATCCACTTCATCAATATGGCGCAGGATACTGATGAATATGCCCCAGTCTCTTCCACTTCATCATTGAAAAGAACTACTACCATCGACACGGCACACCTTACCAATGAATATGTTTCAGTGGTTTCATCTTCATCTTTGCGAAGGACTAGCAGCTCCG AATTCTATTACTTGGAACTGTACAAAGCTGTGCTCAATGGTGACTGGGAAAGTGCTTCAAAATTATTGAAGGATGATCCACGATCATTCTCCGCCCCGATCGGAACAGATGATTCCCGAATGCTTCACATAGCAGTTGAGTTAGGAGAGGCCAGAATGGGTTTCGTGGAGAAGTTGGTTAAGTTTATGCCAAGTGAGGCACTGGCTCTGCAGGATTCTGATGGCGCCACTGCCCTTTTCAACGCTGCAAGGGCTGGCAATATAAAAGCAGTCAAGTTGTTAGTGAACAAAAACCCAAGCTTGCCCAATATCTGCCAACGCGACAATTTTGCACCTCTTCACAGCGCTATTAGGTATGGTCATAAAGAGCTGACTTTATATTTATTAAGCGTCACCAGAGATGATAAACATCCATATCCTTTCTCAAATTTGCCTGGAATCGAACTTCTGCGCAGAGCACTAATGGTGGGGTTTCATG ATGTAGCACTGTATCTGGTTAAACGTTATCCTGACCTTGCCACATGCCATTTCGATTCCGCCCGCCACGATGCTAATGATTCTGatgagtga